In Xenopus laevis strain J_2021 chromosome 2S, Xenopus_laevis_v10.1, whole genome shotgun sequence, a genomic segment contains:
- the ncmap.S gene encoding noncompact myelin-associated protein, translating to MATTPPLMNTAISPTNTTAKSQEQILYQSAGAIVAAIVVGVIIIFSLVLVTLKMYNRRTRTERELKMKSTKIATTNQSARCNSSITSQPTSLITIPTDIQLENR from the exons ATGGCAACGACTCCTCCATTAATGAACACAGCCATATCTCCAACAAATACAACGGCAAAGTCACAAGAACAAATTCTTTATCAGA gtgctGGTGCAATAGTTGCTGCCATTGTTGTTGGTGTAATTATCATCTTTTCACTGGTTCTGGTAACCCTAAAGATGTACAACAG ACGCACAAGGACAGAACGGGAGCTGAAGATGAAAAGCACCAAAATTGCAACAACCAATCAAAGCGCACGATGTAACAGCAGCATCACAAGTCAGCCCACATCATTAATAACAATTCCAACTGACATACAGTTAGAGAATCGGTGA